Proteins from one Orenia marismortui DSM 5156 genomic window:
- a CDS encoding ABC transporter ATP-binding protein, whose product MSDTILKVRNLKKHFPIKGGIFGKVVNSVKAVDGLNFEVKRGETLGLVGESGCGKSTTGRLLLRLLEATEGEVIFEGKNIYDLNKKEMRSLRREMQMIFQDPYASLNPRMTIGEIIAEPMKIHKIATGKEAKRKVKDLLERVGLQPNYASRYPHEFSGGQRQRIGIARALAVDPKIIVCDEPVSALDVSVQAQVVNLMQDLQKELGLTYIFIAHDLSVVRHISDRVAVMYLGRMVELSSKDELYNNPKHPYTKALLSAIPIPDPEQKREKIILEGDVPSPINPPSGCPFHTRCPFATDKCKTEVPQFEEKDDGHFAACHYADEI is encoded by the coding sequence ATGTCAGATACAATTTTAAAGGTAAGAAATCTAAAGAAACACTTTCCAATTAAAGGTGGAATCTTTGGAAAGGTAGTAAACTCAGTTAAAGCGGTAGATGGATTAAACTTTGAAGTAAAGCGTGGCGAAACCTTAGGTTTAGTAGGAGAAAGTGGTTGTGGTAAATCTACAACAGGTCGTCTGTTACTAAGACTTTTAGAAGCTACAGAAGGTGAGGTTATCTTCGAAGGTAAGAATATCTATGATTTAAATAAAAAAGAGATGAGAAGTTTGCGTCGTGAGATGCAAATGATCTTCCAAGATCCTTATGCTTCATTGAATCCAAGAATGACAATTGGAGAAATAATTGCAGAGCCAATGAAAATCCATAAGATAGCTACAGGAAAAGAAGCAAAAAGAAAGGTAAAAGACCTATTAGAAAGAGTAGGTTTACAACCAAACTATGCAAGTAGGTATCCTCATGAATTTAGTGGTGGTCAAAGACAAAGAATAGGAATTGCTAGAGCTTTGGCAGTAGATCCAAAGATAATAGTCTGTGATGAACCGGTATCAGCACTTGATGTATCTGTACAAGCACAGGTAGTTAACTTAATGCAGGATTTGCAAAAAGAGCTAGGATTGACCTATATCTTCATTGCTCATGACTTAAGTGTTGTACGCCATATCAGTGATAGAGTAGCAGTAATGTATTTGGGAAGAATGGTAGAATTATCAAGTAAAGATGAACTATATAACAATCCAAAGCATCCTTATACAAAGGCATTACTATCAGCGATTCCAATTCCAGATCCAGAACAGAAAAGAGAGAAGATAATCTTAGAAGGTGATGTTCCAAGTCCGATTAATCCACCAAGTGGATGTCCCTTCCATACAAGATGTCCTTTTGCAACAGATAAATGTAAGACAGAAGTGCCACAGTTTGAAGAGAAAGATGATGGTCATTTTGCAGCTTGTCACTATGCTGATGAAATTTAA
- the nikC gene encoding nickel transporter permease, which yields MESTQAQLENKTIEIEEKSSGLWVEAWKRLIKNKTAMFGLGIISLLILAAILSPFLAPYNPIETNILQRLKAPSGGHLFGTDNLGRDILSRIIYGSRISLQVGIISVSLALVLGVGSGVIAGYYGGKIDTLIMRLMDIMLAFPSILLAIGIMAILGPQLSNAMIAIGIVNLPRFARIIRSSVLSVKEEEYIEAAKSLGANDFTIIMKHVLPNCLAPLIVQSTLSIATAILEAAGLSFLGLGAQPPTPEWGAMLSAGRASLQIAPWVVAFPGIAIMITVLGFNLFGDGLRDALDPKMKD from the coding sequence ATGGAAAGTACTCAAGCACAATTAGAGAATAAAACAATTGAAATAGAGGAAAAAAGCAGTGGATTGTGGGTAGAGGCTTGGAAACGGTTAATTAAAAATAAGACTGCTATGTTTGGTTTAGGGATTATCTCTCTTTTAATATTAGCAGCTATTTTATCGCCTTTTTTGGCACCTTATAATCCAATAGAAACAAATATTTTACAAAGATTAAAAGCACCTTCTGGAGGACATTTATTTGGAACTGATAATTTAGGTCGTGATATTTTAAGTAGAATTATCTATGGTTCTAGAATCTCTTTACAAGTAGGTATTATATCAGTTAGTTTGGCTTTGGTATTAGGTGTTGGTTCTGGAGTTATTGCTGGTTATTATGGTGGTAAGATTGATACTTTAATTATGAGGTTAATGGATATTATGTTGGCCTTTCCTAGTATTTTATTAGCTATTGGAATTATGGCTATTTTAGGTCCACAGCTAAGTAATGCTATGATTGCTATTGGTATTGTTAATTTACCACGTTTTGCTAGAATTATCAGATCTTCTGTTTTAAGTGTGAAAGAAGAAGAATATATAGAAGCAGCTAAATCTTTAGGAGCCAATGATTTTACAATTATCATGAAACATGTGTTGCCTAACTGTTTAGCACCTTTAATTGTTCAATCAACATTAAGTATTGCTACTGCGATTTTAGAAGCAGCAGGATTGAGTTTTTTAGGTTTGGGAGCTCAACCTCCAACTCCTGAATGGGGAGCTATGTTAAGTGCAGGTAGAGCATCGTTACAGATAGCACCCTGGGTAGTAGCTTTTCCTGGGATTGCAATTATGATTACGGTATTAGGATTTAACTTATTTGGTGATGGATTAAGAGATGCCTTAGATCCTAAGATGAAGGATTAA
- a CDS encoding IS110 family RNA-guided transposase: MNYNRNRKIMQVKTSTLVIGVDIAKKKHVARAQDYRGIEYGKALAFQNSKEGFDNFSKWMFKLKDQYEKEDIIVGMEPTGHYWLNLAQLLRCKEIKLVLVNPSHTKRSKELDDNSPTKNDKKDAKVIAQLVKDGRYSEPNIPVGVYADVRVAMTHMERLNKDLQRVVGKIHQFIDKYFPEYLTVFKGWDGKASLVTLKTFPLPSEVVKMTPEEIVSIWKKKVKRAVGIKRAKKLIRAAENSVGLTEGAEIAKFELNYFLDQYENITNQSEELTNKIEELLKKVPGSESMLSIKGVGIKTVAGFISEVGDINNYEHPRQIQKLAGLNLMENSSGKHKGRTCITKRGRAKLRALLYRVMLPLVAKNEEFKALHEYYTTRSENPLKKKQSLVALSCKLIRVLFALWKKQVKYDSEKLFRDIKRSNLQEAA, encoded by the coding sequence ATGAATTATAATCGAAATCGTAAAATAATGCAAGTAAAAACTTCAACTTTAGTGATTGGGGTTGATATTGCAAAGAAAAAGCATGTTGCAAGAGCTCAAGATTATCGTGGTATTGAATACGGAAAAGCGTTAGCTTTTCAAAATTCAAAAGAAGGATTTGATAACTTTTCAAAGTGGATGTTTAAATTAAAAGATCAATATGAGAAAGAAGATATAATAGTTGGAATGGAGCCAACAGGTCATTATTGGTTGAATTTAGCTCAACTTTTAAGATGCAAGGAAATAAAGTTGGTATTAGTCAATCCAAGTCATACAAAGAGAAGTAAAGAGTTAGATGATAATTCTCCGACAAAGAATGATAAGAAAGATGCTAAAGTAATAGCTCAATTAGTTAAAGATGGGCGCTATTCAGAGCCTAATATACCAGTTGGTGTTTATGCTGATGTTCGTGTAGCAATGACCCATATGGAAAGATTAAATAAAGATTTACAACGGGTAGTAGGAAAGATACATCAGTTTATTGATAAGTATTTTCCTGAATATTTAACAGTATTTAAAGGTTGGGATGGAAAGGCGTCTTTAGTTACACTAAAGACATTTCCTCTGCCGTCTGAAGTAGTAAAAATGACACCAGAAGAAATAGTTTCAATTTGGAAGAAAAAAGTTAAAAGAGCAGTTGGAATAAAACGAGCTAAAAAGCTTATAAGAGCTGCTGAAAATTCAGTAGGTTTAACTGAAGGAGCTGAAATAGCAAAGTTTGAATTAAATTATTTCTTAGATCAATATGAAAATATAACAAATCAAAGCGAAGAATTAACCAATAAAATAGAAGAGTTATTAAAGAAAGTACCAGGTTCAGAATCAATGTTAAGTATCAAAGGGGTAGGAATAAAGACAGTAGCAGGATTTATTTCAGAAGTTGGAGATATAAATAACTATGAACATCCACGACAAATACAAAAGCTAGCAGGGTTGAATTTAATGGAAAATAGTTCAGGCAAACATAAGGGAAGAACTTGTATTACTAAAAGGGGAAGAGCTAAATTGAGAGCTTTACTATATAGAGTGATGCTGCCTCTGGTAGCAAAGAACGAAGAGTTTAAAGCACTTCATGAATACTACACAACTCGCTCTGAAAACCCTTTGAAGAAAAAGCAATCCCTAGTAGCTTTATCATGCAAATTAATTAGAGTATTATTTGCCTTATGGAAAAAGCAAGTGAAATATGATAGTGAAAAATTATTTAGAGATATTAAGCGTTCAAATTTACAGGAAGCTGCTTAA
- a CDS encoding GntR family transcriptional regulator — MSSLVEEYGLYDLTKKERVIYLAKKDPFLKVERISQLAETTSHYVRTVLSEANLSLTKLRKQYVKKLEDKKDKNKLLLDLLNVNQLGNLDLLVHNNTVLNKRNKYNDIIGEKSNFLERTILFQDQNVPIMVNTTIVSENVGLNDFEELENRADTYFSENRIRAEVSDSNLAELLNVSSGSPVLTLEKEIFVSEELIGLDLVYFIPGEIELLLKVNNDQITVINCESNL, encoded by the coding sequence ATGAGTAGTTTAGTAGAAGAGTATGGATTATATGACTTGACCAAGAAGGAAAGGGTGATTTATTTAGCTAAAAAGGATCCTTTTTTAAAGGTAGAAAGGATTTCTCAATTAGCTGAAACTACCTCTCATTATGTGAGAACTGTTTTATCAGAGGCTAATCTATCACTAACCAAGTTAAGAAAGCAATATGTTAAAAAGTTGGAAGATAAGAAGGATAAGAACAAGTTGTTGTTAGATTTATTAAATGTAAATCAATTAGGAAATTTAGACTTATTGGTACATAATAATACTGTTCTAAATAAGAGAAATAAGTATAATGATATTATAGGTGAGAAATCTAATTTTTTAGAAAGAACAATATTATTTCAAGACCAGAATGTACCTATTATGGTTAATACAACTATTGTTTCTGAAAATGTAGGATTAAATGATTTTGAAGAGTTAGAGAATAGAGCGGATACTTATTTTTCTGAAAATAGAATTCGAGCTGAGGTAAGCGATTCAAACTTAGCAGAACTATTGAATGTTAGTTCTGGTTCACCTGTATTGACATTGGAGAAAGAGATTTTTGTCTCTGAAGAATTAATCGGCTTAGATTTAGTTTATTTTATTCCAGGGGAGATAGAGCTTTTATTAAAGGTTAATAATGACCAAATAACAGTTATTAACTGTGAGAGTAATCTGTAG
- a CDS encoding ABC transporter ATP-binding protein — translation MSEKILEVKDLKTHFFLDKGVVKAVDGVSFSINKGETLGIVGESGSGKSVTSASIMQLIPTPPGKIVGGEINFKGENLLEKPMREIRKIRGNEISMIFQEPMTSLNPVYTVGDQIAETIQLHQDLDKKAALEKAVEMLEKVGIPSPEKRVHDHPHQMSGGMRQRVMIAMALACSPDLLIADEPTTALDVTIQAQILELMKELRDEYNTAIMLITHDLGVIAEVADKVAVMYGGRVVEYTDVKTLFKNPKHPYTAGLIKSIPRLDGKSHRLTPIEGNVPDPFSFPEGCKFATRCPFATEECWSKEPQLEDIKDDNHTVRCHRWDEIDLKAE, via the coding sequence ATGAGTGAAAAAATATTAGAGGTAAAAGATTTAAAGACACATTTCTTTTTAGATAAAGGAGTAGTAAAGGCTGTAGATGGTGTTAGCTTTAGTATTAATAAAGGTGAAACCTTAGGGATTGTAGGTGAATCTGGTTCAGGTAAGAGTGTAACTTCAGCATCAATTATGCAATTAATCCCGACCCCACCAGGAAAGATAGTAGGTGGAGAGATAAATTTTAAAGGTGAAAACTTATTAGAAAAACCGATGCGTGAGATCAGAAAGATTAGGGGTAATGAGATTTCAATGATCTTCCAAGAACCAATGACCTCATTAAACCCAGTATATACAGTTGGAGATCAGATTGCAGAAACAATTCAATTACACCAAGATTTAGATAAAAAAGCTGCTTTAGAAAAAGCAGTAGAGATGTTAGAGAAGGTAGGAATACCTTCGCCGGAAAAGAGAGTTCATGATCATCCTCATCAAATGAGTGGTGGTATGAGACAGCGTGTAATGATTGCTATGGCTTTGGCATGTAGTCCAGACTTATTAATTGCCGATGAGCCAACAACAGCTTTAGATGTAACAATTCAGGCTCAAATTCTTGAATTAATGAAAGAGTTAAGAGATGAATATAACACAGCAATTATGTTAATTACCCATGATTTAGGTGTGATTGCAGAAGTAGCTGACAAAGTAGCAGTTATGTATGGTGGTAGAGTTGTAGAATATACAGATGTTAAGACCTTATTTAAGAATCCAAAGCATCCTTATACAGCAGGATTAATCAAATCAATTCCAAGATTAGATGGTAAATCTCATAGATTAACACCAATTGAAGGAAATGTACCAGATCCATTCAGTTTCCCAGAAGGGTGTAAGTTTGCAACAAGATGTCCATTTGCAACAGAAGAGTGTTGGTCTAAAGAACCACAATTAGAAGATATAAAAGATGATAATCATACAGTAAGATGCCATAGATGGGATGAAATAGACTTAAAAGCAGAGTAG
- a CDS encoding ABC transporter substrate-binding protein — translation MFKKLISIIAITLILAFTVVGCGGNQESKQEEPKKEKNEVTKVSEEDKYGGVFEGRISADPPTLDPAHGTDSTSAKVIRNVFDGLVEFNKDLEIVPAIAKSWKVSDDGLTWTFDLRENVKFHNGNKVTADDVIYSFTRLLDPKTKSPRAWLFEGVEGAKSFQEGKAEKVTGLRATDDYTVEIKLTEPFTPFLSVLAMENAAIVSKDAIAEYGEQFSQNPVGTGPFKFVEWKHDSKIVLEKNEDYYLDGRPYLDKLLFRIISEGTSAFAEYEQGNIYQIDSDIPDGQMSRVLNPDGEFADEFRKVTRLGTYYFGFNVQQEPFNNKKVRKAINYAVNKKVIANVLKNGLVKPAHGILPPGMPGYNPDLEGYEYDLEKAKQLLAEAGYPDGLPGTYELSYNTAKAHQRISEAVQASLKKIGINVELMSMDWGTYIQKVDNGDTEIFRMAWIADYPDADNFLHVLFHSDNFGSGGNYSFYKNEEVDKMLDKARAMKPGQKRIELYQEIEKKIMDDSPWVPVYYYTTPVLVKPFVHNYVMTGQDELSFTDVWLEPKYQ, via the coding sequence ATGTTTAAGAAATTAATTAGTATTATTGCAATTACACTTATATTGGCTTTTACTGTTGTAGGTTGTGGAGGAAATCAAGAAAGCAAGCAAGAAGAGCCTAAAAAAGAAAAAAATGAGGTTACTAAAGTAAGTGAAGAAGATAAATATGGTGGAGTATTTGAAGGAAGGATATCAGCTGATCCTCCAACATTAGATCCAGCTCATGGAACTGATAGTACATCTGCTAAAGTTATTAGAAATGTTTTTGATGGTCTAGTTGAATTCAATAAAGATTTAGAAATTGTACCAGCTATAGCTAAGAGTTGGAAGGTTAGTGATGATGGATTAACTTGGACCTTTGATTTAAGGGAGAATGTAAAGTTTCATAATGGGAATAAAGTAACAGCTGATGATGTTATTTATTCTTTTACAAGACTTTTAGATCCTAAGACAAAATCACCACGTGCATGGTTATTTGAAGGGGTTGAAGGTGCGAAATCTTTTCAAGAGGGCAAAGCAGAGAAAGTTACTGGATTAAGGGCAACTGATGATTATACTGTAGAAATTAAATTAACTGAGCCCTTTACTCCATTTTTATCTGTTTTAGCTATGGAAAATGCAGCAATTGTTTCTAAAGATGCAATTGCAGAATATGGTGAACAGTTCTCTCAAAATCCAGTAGGTACTGGTCCTTTTAAGTTTGTCGAGTGGAAACATGATAGCAAGATTGTATTAGAGAAGAATGAAGATTATTATCTAGATGGTCGTCCCTATTTAGACAAACTTCTTTTCAGAATTATTTCGGAGGGTACTTCTGCTTTTGCAGAGTATGAACAGGGAAATATTTATCAAATAGATTCTGATATTCCAGATGGGCAAATGTCAAGAGTACTAAATCCTGATGGAGAATTTGCTGATGAATTTAGGAAAGTAACTAGATTAGGAACTTATTACTTTGGATTTAACGTTCAACAAGAGCCATTTAATAATAAGAAGGTTAGAAAAGCAATTAACTATGCAGTTAATAAGAAGGTTATTGCTAATGTTCTTAAAAATGGTCTTGTAAAACCTGCACATGGTATTTTGCCACCAGGTATGCCAGGTTATAATCCAGATTTAGAAGGTTATGAATATGACCTTGAAAAGGCTAAACAGTTATTAGCTGAAGCTGGATATCCAGACGGATTGCCTGGAACTTATGAACTATCATATAATACTGCTAAAGCCCATCAGAGAATTTCAGAAGCTGTTCAAGCTAGCTTGAAGAAAATCGGCATTAATGTTGAGCTAATGAGTATGGATTGGGGTACTTATATCCAAAAAGTAGACAATGGAGATACAGAAATTTTTAGGATGGCATGGATTGCTGACTATCCAGATGCTGATAACTTCTTACATGTATTATTCCATTCTGATAACTTTGGATCAGGAGGAAACTATTCTTTCTACAAAAATGAAGAAGTTGATAAGATGTTAGATAAAGCTCGTGCTATGAAACCAGGTCAAAAAAGAATTGAGTTATACCAAGAAATAGAAAAGAAAATAATGGATGATTCGCCATGGGTTCCAGTATATTATTACACAACTCCAGTATTGGTTAAACCATTTGTTCATAATTATGTAATGACTGGTCAAGATGAATTATCCTTTACAGATGTTTGGTTAGAACCAAAATATCAATAA